In the bacterium genome, GCATGCAGCTTCATATAACCGATAAGAAGTCAATAAAACCGGTAAGATTATTTTATAGTATTATTGATTCGGTTAAAAAACTATATCCCGACGATTTTGCATGGGCATCGCCACCGTATGAATATGAATTCCTCAAACCGCCAATAGATATATTAACTGGAAGCAAGGTTTTCAGAGAGGCCATAGATAATAATCTGGATTTTGCTGATATTTTCAAGGGCTGGCAAGAGTTTTATAATAGATTTAGGGCTGAAATAAAATATTCACTTTTATATGAATAAGAGATTGATATGGATGCGATAATCCTTTCTGCAGGAGAGGGAACTAGGCTTAGGCCATTGACCTTGCATAAGGCGAAACCGCTTGTGCCTATATTGTGCAAACCACTAATAGAACATATTATTAGTAATTTGGAATCCAGCGGGATTTTCCGAGCAGTTGTTAATTTGTGGTATCGATCCGAAGAAATGCAGGGCTATATTGAAAATAGACAATCGACCGGAATGAAGCTATTTCCCGTGGTGGAAGAGAGGCTACTCGGAACCGGTGGTGGCATATCTAACGCCGCCATGGCCCTCGATGGTTCCGAACCTGTTTTAGTTCATAACGGGGATATATTTGCTAATATCGATTTTACTCCGGCGATAATTCGGCACCGAGAATCCGGTAGCGCTATTACTCTTTTTGTGCGTGATGGTGCGCCCGAGGTTACGGTTATTGGAGGCGATGCTATCGATATTGTTGGCAAGATAGGGATAGAAGACGGTAATAAATACAAATTCACCGGTATATCAATATGGGATCGAAGGGCTTTGTCATATTTGACTCCACCCAGGCAGCCAGGTTGTGCCGTGGAAGCAATTGCTGAAATAATTCGCAGGGAAAAAGGGGCTGTTAGAATAGAACATATCGGCAGTGCATTATGGAGCGATGTGGGGACAGTTTCTTCATATTTGGAGCTTCATCGGCGCCTTCTTTCTATCAACAGAATTTATCCTGACAATTTCGAGTTACCTCTTGGGGTGAGAACGGATGGATTCCTATGTTGTTGCGATGGAGCAAAGATTTGCGCCGGTGCTACATTAAAGGATGTTGTTCTTTGGAAAGGCTCGGTCGTTCAACCAGGAAAATCCATTGAGAAAGCGGTGGTCGGTCCTTTCGGGGTGGTCAGGGCGTGATTTCCGATAAGCGTATAATATCTATGCTCGAAGGCGCAGGTTTTACTCGCGATAGTGAATTTATCCCCATGGCTGGTGCTGGTTCGGATCGGAGTTTTTACCGAGTAAAAAGCTGCAATTGTTCGGCTATACTCATTACAGGAGATGGTCACGGCGCGGATTTATCTCGATGGATTGATATACAGATTTTCCTCGAATTAGTCGGCGTCGATGTCCCTATGCTTTTTGCTTTCGACCGGGAGGTTGCGGCGATCCTGGTCGAAGACCTCGGCGAGATGCCACCGCCGAAACCGGAGGAATATCCATTTATTGTCAAAAAGCTTGCGAATATCCAGAGGTCGATATCGGAAAGGATCGACGATTGCCCAACCATCCTCGAAGCGCCCTTCGATTTTATCCAATTCCGAGAAGAATCTAGATATTTCGCAGATGAATACCTTCTCGGTTATCGCAAGGCACAACCAGTCTTAATCGAATCGCTTTCGCCCGAATTCGACGATATAGCGAAGGAGTTGTCTAATTTCCCAAGGTTTTTTTGCCACAGGGATTTTCAGTCGAGCAATATTGCGTTGCAGGGCAATCGCCTTCGGATTATAGACTTCCAATCGGCGAAGCAAGGCCCGTTGGAATATGATTTAGCGAGCCTTCTTTGGGATTCGCGCATAGAGATAAACGAAGGAATAAGGAATCGATGCATCGAAGATTATATTCGTATAGCCCCCGAGAAGGGATTGCCGATAGACGTCGCCTCTTTTAGAGAAAAACTATATCTAACCGCGCTTTCGCGCACTATGCAATCACTTGGTGCGTATTGTTACCTTTCGAGCAAGAAGGGTAAATCGGCTTTTTTAAGGCTTATACCCACAGCGGAGAGGCATTTCCTTGAACTTTTATTGAAAACTAAACGCCTCTGTTTACTAGTGGGATTATTCAAATCGAATTAATCCTTTTGCTGTCGCAAAGATAATACATTTAATGTGTATAATAGCGAGAAATACAAATGAAGATTGGTTTTCCTTTACTTTTGATGCTTGGGGAATTAACGGGATAGTTCATGAATAGAATCTTCAGAATAGATTCATATGTTAGTTTGCAAATAGGGAAAGCGTTGGCAATGGAGTATTTTTTAGACCATTGAACTACACCATAAAACATAATTGGCGAGCTCTTTACCGAAATCGGTGACTATAACCGGTTTATCGGCGGCGATATCGACATTGTTCAAGTAAATGAGCCTCAAAAGGTCGCCGCCATGGATACTCATTCCGGGTATTACACCGGAGAAAAAGAACCCGAGTTTTTCCGCCACCACCGATTTATTACGAGTCGATGGGTTTTCCAGTGGTAGGTCGAGGATGATAATCTCTATCTTTTTCAAACATAGCTGTTTGAGTTGTTTTTTGAGCATGTTGTCGAAATCCAGTCCGTATTCATCAATACTTATAAATGCCCTGTTGGGTGTTTCGAGCACTCTGGTTCTAACCTCGGTAACTGCCTGATAATCGACCTCATTTATTTTCATAGGCGCAATTGTGTAGTCGAGATTGTTGAGGTCATATATGTTTTTAATCATAGTTGAATGTTGAAGCGGGGTATAGATTGTAGGTTTGCGGTTTTTTGCAATTCGCCGGAAATAAACTATCTCCGCATGTCTATCCGCTGATTCGTCAACCTTCATTTTTTTAATGCTGAAACTCGCCGGGACGAAACCGGGCATATATGCAGCCTCGTGTGCGTCGCTTTTAAGAATGGTTTTCTGGGAATAAGGGTGCGTCGTCACGGCGTCGGCGTAGTAGCCGAACATACCCGTTATTTTTGCCGCGTCCACGAGCATATGGTTAAGTTTTTTGGCAATTCCCCTTCCTCTGTAACGCGGGTCGGCGACAAGCTGGCCGAATTCTCCCACTTTCGCGCCGGGGAATTCGAGGCGTATTGAGGCGTGCCCGACGACCTCGCCGTCGGGATTCAGCGCGATAACCGGGCAAAGATAGCCCTCCTGTATCATCTCGGCGATTTTCTCGGGATAATAAAGCGTGTCGGAAAGGTAGGTGTAGCCGTAGGTCCGGTAAATGCTTCGGGTTATACCTGTCGTATCGTCGATTGTAGCCGCCCTGAAAGTAAGCTCCTCGCCCTCGGGCGCAAGCGCGGCGGTTTTTTCAAGCTGGCTTTGCAATTCGAGTTCCTCGGGTGTTGCGTAAGGCAGATTCAAGGTTATTTCGACTAGCTTGCCATCTTTGCCACGATTGACGAAATTGACCTCGTCGGCGAGTTTTTTCATTAGGAGAATTCCAAGCCCAGCCTCAAAATCCGACTCGACCTTGTTATAGTCCACCGGAAGGCCTTTATCTGCCACCTCGACCACGATCTTCCCCGGCAGCCGCTTGAACGCGACCTCGTATTCGCCCTTCTCGCCGGGATCGAAACCGAGATTTATGACGTTAAGTGCAGCTTCTTCGACAAGAAGCTCCAATTTTCTGTTCATTGTTTTGTCTATCTCGAGTCTTTCGCCGATATTCCTGACGAATCCGGTCACGGTGGGGATGAACTCATTCGATGCAGTTATTTTCAGTCTGGCTATCTCGCCGAAATATTTGTTTCCCATTTTTTCTCTTTCCTGTGTATTATTGCTTTTAATAAAGCGTGTGGATCGAACAAAGTCAAGTTAATAAAAAGCTATGTTGCATTTATAGAAATATGGCGCTTTTCTTATTTAATCATTTAAAGCCATTTACCATTTGACTTTGCCGGCTATTGCGGAAGTCGTTGACCTGAGTCGATTAATACACTATTTTATTGAAAATTGAAAGGACAACATGTCGAAGCGATTATACATAATGGACGGCACACAGTTTGCCTATAGGGCGTATTTTGCTTTTTTAAAGAATCCGCTCAAAAACGCCACAGGTATGAATACCTCGGCACCATTCGGAATGATAACGAGCATTCTTAAGATACTCGATTCCGAAAAGCCCGATGCTTTTGCTGTCGCATTCGATAAAGGCAAGGCAGAGGAGCGAACAAGGCTTTATCCCGAATATAAATCTACACGCCAAAAGATGCCTACGGAGATGCGCGAGTCGCTTCCATATATAAATAAAATAGTGGAGGCAATGAATATCCCGATTATCGAACTCAAGGGGATAGAAGCCGACGATCTTATGGCGACCATCGCGGAGAGGGCTAAAAATAAAGGTTGGGAGGTCGTTCTTGTTACCGGCGATAAAGACCTAATGCAGCTTATCGACGCTAAGGTTTCCGTTCTTGCGCCAAGCCGAGGTGCGCTTCCCACAGAGTGGTGGAAACTCGACAACGCCACTGAGCGCTTCGGTGTTTCTCCTGAGAGGATTGTCGATTATCTGTCTATTGTGGGCGACACATCAGATAATATTCCAGGGGTGAAGGGACTTGGCAAAGTCGGGGCAACAAAGCTTATAAACGAATACGGAAGTCTCGAAGAAATATATGAACATCTCGAGGAAATTAAGGCTTCGACAGCTAAAAAACTCGATGATTCTCGTGATAACGCCTTTCTTTCGCATAAGCTTGCAACAATCGACCGCGATGTCGATTTCGATTTTGATTGGGAAAACGCCCCAGTGAGCGAACCGAATTACGAAAAACTTGTAAAAATCCTTCAGGAACTCGAATTTACCAGCCTTATAGACCGGTTTTACAAGGAAGCCGGCGGTAAAATAGCTCCAAAAGCCGATTCCGAAACCGGGAAGTATTTGCTCATCGATACACAATCTGCTTTAGATGATCTTATAAGGAAGCTCGAAAAAGCGAAAATAATCTCTATTGATACGGAAACTACCGACCAGCGCCCGATGCAGGCAAAACTGGTAGGATTGAGTTTCTGTGTGGAGATGGGCAGCGCTTACTATATTCCGGTTGCGCACAAACGGGCTGGGGATATGTTCTCCGCCGACGAGCTGAACCTTTCAATCGACGAAGTTATAAAAAAACTTCGTTTAGTTCTCGAATCGAAGGATAAATCCAAGGTTGGTCAGAATATTAAATATGACTATATAGTCCTTCGTAATGCTGGGATTGAAATCAAAGGCATAGTTGGCGATGCTATGCTCGCAGATTATTTACTTGCACCTGGAGCCTACGAGCATGGGCTCGATGCCCTTTCTATGAGGCATCTTGGTCATCGAATGATGACATATAAAGAATTAACATCAGATAATTGCAGCGCGTGCAGTTTAGCCGAAGTTTCGCCCGAACGGGTTGCAAATTATTCC is a window encoding:
- a CDS encoding NDP-sugar synthase codes for the protein MDAIILSAGEGTRLRPLTLHKAKPLVPILCKPLIEHIISNLESSGIFRAVVNLWYRSEEMQGYIENRQSTGMKLFPVVEERLLGTGGGISNAAMALDGSEPVLVHNGDIFANIDFTPAIIRHRESGSAITLFVRDGAPEVTVIGGDAIDIVGKIGIEDGNKYKFTGISIWDRRALSYLTPPRQPGCAVEAIAEIIRREKGAVRIEHIGSALWSDVGTVSSYLELHRRLLSINRIYPDNFELPLGVRTDGFLCCCDGAKICAGATLKDVVLWKGSVVQPGKSIEKAVVGPFGVVRA
- a CDS encoding phosphotransferase; the protein is MISDKRIISMLEGAGFTRDSEFIPMAGAGSDRSFYRVKSCNCSAILITGDGHGADLSRWIDIQIFLELVGVDVPMLFAFDREVAAILVEDLGEMPPPKPEEYPFIVKKLANIQRSISERIDDCPTILEAPFDFIQFREESRYFADEYLLGYRKAQPVLIESLSPEFDDIAKELSNFPRFFCHRDFQSSNIALQGNRLRIIDFQSAKQGPLEYDLASLLWDSRIEINEGIRNRCIEDYIRIAPEKGLPIDVASFREKLYLTALSRTMQSLGAYCYLSSKKGKSAFLRLIPTAERHFLELLLKTKRLCLLVGLFKSN
- a CDS encoding GNAT family N-acetyltransferase yields the protein MGNKYFGEIARLKITASNEFIPTVTGFVRNIGERLEIDKTMNRKLELLVEEAALNVINLGFDPGEKGEYEVAFKRLPGKIVVEVADKGLPVDYNKVESDFEAGLGILLMKKLADEVNFVNRGKDGKLVEITLNLPYATPEELELQSQLEKTAALAPEGEELTFRAATIDDTTGITRSIYRTYGYTYLSDTLYYPEKIAEMIQEGYLCPVIALNPDGEVVGHASIRLEFPGAKVGEFGQLVADPRYRGRGIAKKLNHMLVDAAKITGMFGYYADAVTTHPYSQKTILKSDAHEAAYMPGFVPASFSIKKMKVDESADRHAEIVYFRRIAKNRKPTIYTPLQHSTMIKNIYDLNNLDYTIAPMKINEVDYQAVTEVRTRVLETPNRAFISIDEYGLDFDNMLKKQLKQLCLKKIEIIILDLPLENPSTRNKSVVAEKLGFFFSGVIPGMSIHGGDLLRLIYLNNVDIAADKPVIVTDFGKELANYVLWCSSMV
- the polA gene encoding DNA polymerase I, producing MDGTQFAYRAYFAFLKNPLKNATGMNTSAPFGMITSILKILDSEKPDAFAVAFDKGKAEERTRLYPEYKSTRQKMPTEMRESLPYINKIVEAMNIPIIELKGIEADDLMATIAERAKNKGWEVVLVTGDKDLMQLIDAKVSVLAPSRGALPTEWWKLDNATERFGVSPERIVDYLSIVGDTSDNIPGVKGLGKVGATKLINEYGSLEEIYEHLEEIKASTAKKLDDSRDNAFLSHKLATIDRDVDFDFDWENAPVSEPNYEKLVKILQELEFTSLIDRFYKEAGGKIAPKADSETGKYLLIDTQSALDDLIRKLEKAKIISIDTETTDQRPMQAKLVGLSFCVEMGSAYYIPVAHKRAGDMFSADELNLSIDEVIKKLRLVLESKDKSKVGQNIKYDYIVLRNAGIEIKGIVGDAMLADYLLAPGAYEHGLDALSMRHLGHRMMTYKELTSDNCSACSLAEVSPERVANYSGEDADIALRLINFLEPKLEESELKHLYDDIEIPLITVLADMEMAGIRLDAEFLKKLSVKLKDKLTKIEDDIYSIADEEFNIASPKQLGKILFDKLGLPPQKKTKTGFSTDSSVLQTLAEKHELPAQVIQYRELAKLIGTYIDALPALINPHTGRIHPTFQQAVASTGRLSCRDPNLQNIPVRGKTGREIRKAFIPAVGNVILSADYSQIELRVMAHLSGDHNLTEAFHEGKDIHASTASKIFGVEESTVTSDQRRIAKMINFGVIYGMTAWGVSDRLDMDFRKAQDFVSRYFERFPGVKEYMDLAPIEAEALGYVKTILGRRRYFPELKEGGQSKRFAQRAVINTPIQGSAADIIKLAMLNIYKLLKNGAYKTKMISTVHDELIFDVPKNELEEIKGLVRENMEGVIELSVPLIVDIGTGKNWFEAHE